The genomic region CCACgttttttagagatgggttcgggagtgcggttacgcacggagaagggttatCACCTCCGTGGCGCCCGttccacgaacggtaccatttaatcttaagttatcttatTATAGCCTACTTTTGATTTAATCCCTGcttattaactaattttttaataaactgACTGCTTGAgtcttttatttggttttacgtatgcacatgatgtaagcgtaaaatgatgtcatggcttgtttattttaaataatggggtcggtaatcttttattgaaaaatcattcGAAAACCATCCCAATGCTTTGATGAAGTCTCGAAATTTttctcacctagagatatccccaaaagaactcgtctctacaagctcCTCGGGGAAATCCTGTCATCGAAACTCCTGCACCATTTGCAAGATAACTGTGGCATGCTGTGACAGGATAAAATAATGATGTCTACATGCAGGGGTTTATTGACTTAGATGGTTCATAATTCATCcaattatgtgtttaataatttatcaccttattcatatatttattttgtcatttttttatggattatatatttattttatttttttgttttctatttaaatccaTATCCTTTAATTAACGTTgttgattaatattttacttgattatataacttatcaaataaacaattaattaatttttttaaacgattaaattaactttatttagtaatatttatttaagctaattaactaatttaaNATTTGTTTTAAGGTAAGGCTACCATTTTATCTAACTTTTCATGCAATTTTAATGTGAATAGTGTTTGGATGTTAGGTTCATCGAgatgattttatattgaatGTGAAACTTCAGCTTTTTTGCCTTATTGCAAAGGAACCAGCCTATCATCAGCTTAGTTCTATTGAGCAACTTGGGTACATAAATGATTTCTATAGAAGGTATAAGAATAAATGTAATCATACATGAATGTTATACTCCGATTTgactttcatttttcattttactaTGTTAAAGTTGATAATACATGTTTTTATGCAATTGAATTTGATGTTCAATAGTTACTATtatcaaaaagttaaaaaaaagacTAGGGAGTTATTTGCATTTAAAAATGGCCTACAAATATAATTTTGGGAAAtctttaatataaatatatatatatgtatatatgttctTTTAAACTATGTAtctttactattttttttattatgactatcattgtttttttatttttttgttattttgatttcctaacattaataaattatatgtatatatatatatgtataactTTTCTTAATATGgtttaaattataacaataaaaatgaaaatacatttttatttaacaaaaatagGCTAGacacaaaatcaattaaaaccagAGAGGAAGGTAACTTTTCTAGACTCAGATTAGCCCAATTCAATAACCCACAGAAGGCCCAAAACTGCTATGCCGGATCTGCTTCTTGAGATCCACAAGGCTGAGCTCAAAACGCACCATTTTGTGTATTTGTTTGACAGCTTTTAATCCACCAAAACGTCGTCGTTTTGATCCTAAACCTAAGTATTTAAACCTTCCTTTTCCCTTCTCTTCTCATTTtctaccttttttttctctctctagccgcACCCTCTCTACCTTCTCTATAGCTTCAAGCCACGACCCCCCCTTCGCCGTCGGCCTTCACTCTCCCTTCCTTTACCACAGATCGGGCCTCTCCCTGCCGTCGGTGCCGCTAGGATCTGCTTCTTGACCTCTTTCCTTTCGTCGACGACAAGCCCAAACCCCTTTTTCCTAATCGACGACGAAACCAGCTCCCCTCCTCCTAAGCGGTGGCAGCCCCAAACTTAAACACCCCATCGACGGCACAAAACCCCCTCCAAAATCGGCAACAACCACCCAAACTCCTCTTCCTTAAATACCCAAACCAAAAAATACACTAAAATCACCCTCTAGccccttttattttatatatttttttgtatttaaatgtttttgttgttgattGTGGTTAAGGTAGTTGGCTTCTAGAtcttaggatttttttttatttttggttgttGGATCTGTGTTTTTTGGAGTATTTTctctctgtttcttttttgaaacttttttgAATCTCGGTTTTCTTGCCATCCTCTCCCCGGATCGGTTTGAAACCTCTCCCTTTTAAGAATTGaattgtccaaaaatttggacaatctAAAGGTGAAATCATGCTCTTTTGAGCATGATTTCACAAGGCTCTGGCAAACAGGAAGGGTCGGTAGCCCGAGGTGACCACTCTTCCCCAAATTCGATTACCTTTCAAGGGCATTAATGCCCTGTAATGATGAACTGGAAAAGGGGCTGAGCACACGCTCAGTCCCTTCCTGTttattcatcatcatttttttattattatttttatttttttattatttttatctattttttatttttttattttttttatttattttttttaaagtaggTGTCTacaacattatatttttaattttttgattattttcatattagaGCATAAAATCAGATCCCAACATTTACAGACAAAATTAGCTTACTAACAACTGCCAACCGTTGCAGCATTTCACATTATCAGATATCTGTCACGAAAGTCACTTCATATATAGTCAAGTACCTTGCATATTTCTCTTTAACCAAAACAATCTTTTACTGTAAACCAGATAGACCCTTGGCTTACAAGACCACCCTAATTTTTGGAAatgtcaaaataaaaagaaagaaaaaactataGCAGTCATTTTGTCTCACTACGTTACATCCTCACGTGAAGTTGTGCGAATTATGGCTGCTCAATTAGTTGAATGCAATAATAGTCTCCACCAAATATTTTGGAGGATTTCGCcttaatcaacttaaaattaatggCGGCATACAAGTGGTCAAGTTCTTCTTATGCTATAAAAGGAACATGGATTTGGACAAGGGGTTGTTTGATCTTTCTTTCCCTTATGTGCAATCTTGGTTCTTAAGCTAAACAAAAATAgttgtttcattttttctttttggttcgGCATAGATGTTGACAAATCTActccaaattaaattgaagagtGTGTTTCAAGCCCAAGCTAACTTTGCTGAAATCAGTGAGTTGTCGTGTTATTTTAGCTTGCAGCTGATACCAGAGCTAAGCTTGGATGCTGGTTAAAAGTTGCTGATGATGAGCCTTTTACAAATGAATTCCCTTTGCTGGTTTTGGGGTTCAACCCTTTTAGTTTGATCTTCAATGGTGTTACCCTGTTAAAATACTTGATTGTAAAGATTCACAAGGAAAATGCTTCACTGTTAAGATATTGTAGTTTGAAATCTTGAAAGAATTTATCAAAcaacatttcttttttgtaaaatttaatgttCAGTAAATGTTAGAACGCTTGAAACGGATAGGCATAACATATTCATatcaaaggtaaaatatcttaatttttttatcataattatACGAGAGTCTATTAGTATTTAAAATAgatagttttttaatttttagttacAATCAAAATAGACAGTTCATCTCAAAAAATATCCTTCACGAGATGCATAAATCTTGCTGTTAGTCAAtcgttaatattttttattgtttgatgacatagtaatatttttaagataattttacccttcattaattttaaaaattattattatataaattataatttttcattttaaaaattctctcttattaaaaaaattctctccTGGTCGACCCTCCCACGATCGAATCTAGCCAAGGAGCGTCAAATGTGGTCAGATCGAGGGAACGCCAATCTGGTGCTCTCATGAGGAGATTTGGCTGGATCTAGCTATCTGGTGCTCTCATGAGGAGATTTGGCTAGATCTAGCATTCCATAGCTAGATTCGTTCACGTCGATCGgtttgagaaaaaagaaaagggtacagataaaaaagtattttagatattttacgTTTAAGTATTAACGTCGATTACAAGTTTGAGATAGATTGTTCATTTTGAATATTACTAGATCCGtgtataattataattaaaaattaaaaatatcaatatatgTTACCCTAGTATGAATGTCGTTGAACAAACTTAACCATCTATAGAATTAGCTTCCGAGTAACTCCGAGCCTTACTCAAGCTCACATGTTTTTGGGTAATTTTCAGgttcaaaattgaaatttatgttACATGGAAGTATTTGCCAAGAGGCAGGAGGAGCTCAGCTGCACCTCAAATTTGTTGGAGCAGATccaacttttgttttttgggcACTTAGCCCACCATATTGGGCAACAGAAAAGAGGTATTGAAGAAAGGTCCTGGTCACTCTAACCCAAGTTTTGATAGCAAGGAAGGCCCATTTTACGCACAGTTTGTCGTCCCCATAAATTTCattatcattttcataaaagcATCATAATTATGAGCTTTgattacaaattaaattgatgGCTAATGACATTAGGTTGATGGGATTTGATTGAGATTACCATTTCCATGGATCCCATGCCATGGGAATTGGATCAATCAAGTAACCATaataaaaagaacaagaaaacgTGCCTAGGTTGTCAAATTATTCTCTTCAGGCAAGTATCTGATCGCTGACAGGATCAAAATCTGGGTATAATTACATTTGCTTTGCACCTTTGAAACCTGAATTGAAATTCATGTTGTCTTTTTACTTTCGAAGATTTCTTAGGATTAAacgaaaaaaaataacaataataaagtTGTTTACTTGTCaaatttttccttgaaaacTTTCATCGAGCACTAGGCGGCGAAGTCGTGAACTTTCCattaaaatttctcaaaatggAGAAGGAAGCGATTGATGGGTGTTCTTCTCTTGCTTACAAGCTTTTATTCTCATGCCCTTTTggtctttctccaccacaggTTTTAACTTCTTTgctttccttctcttttggTCTTTAGagttcattttctttcaccaaattataaatattCCTTGTGATTTCGTTTGTTGGTTTGGTGGATGAAGCTGTCAGTGGTTTTCGACGAATCATACGATAGAATTCCTCATTCAGACATAAGTTTGGAGAACTCCATTTCTGAGGtgaacttcaaattatttaagtttttgatagtcaagttcttttttttctctaatgttcttctcttttttccttagATATGGGATCTGAGGGTTCAGAAAAATGCATCTTTATTCAATGGCAAGAAATTTAGGGTATGTTTTGACCCTGCTTACCTCTTATGCTTTAAACTTTTAGCTCTCAGGGCACTCTATTTCATTAATTGAGATGCagggaaagaaaatttgataCAATTGCTGTAATAcgataatttcaaaaaaaaaagtctgtAATACTATCATGCCTGAACATTCATGAAGTTATTTCgttttgataaattttcttttgaattagCATCCATTATTGTTggcattttgataattttacaGTATGGAGGATATAGTCAGAAGAGTGGAGATGGATCAAACCAAGAATCATACGTATGCCTTCACCTTGGGTTGACAGATTATAGGTCTCTCCTTCACTCTATTTGTTTATGAGTGCATTTAGTTATTCATGCTGCATATGCTCTAACTTCACTATCGTTTCGATTTTGTAATGTCTGTATTAACCCATTTTGGTAAAGCATGACATCCATTGCAAAAGCATTTACTTGTATCATATCTTATTGATGGGTCttcttatataaataatgattCAGTACCCTTTACTTTATACCAGAACTTTCGTGGGAACAAACTTGAATCCTTCGTGGGAAAAATTCTTGGTTGCATCAGAAGGTATCTCAATACGAATTTACAATATTCACTGAAGATGAGCTTCTTCCTCCTTGTTCTTCTTGTTATAGCAGTTAACACAAATTGATATAGCATGCAAACCCACAAATTTGTCTCTATTTGTGAAGTCCTAAATCTTCACAAAATAATCAGCTAACAACCTAAATTATGATAGAAATGAAACTGTTCAGtattttccaatttttagTAAAGACAGTCTCCAAGAAATCAATTCCCCAGTAAAAGGCATCAATTaatacattttattaatttcttggtGCTGAGTgttacttttttattaaaactacGTAATACTTTGTGTAGCTAAGTTTTAACTTTGATGTTACAAACACAGCTGCAaactttttgattgtttaattGTACATGCGGTTCCATATCTCTTGACCAGTAGCTTTACTATTCTGCAGATGACTCAACACGGTGTCAACACACCTCAAGCCCTCTAGGTAATGGTGCAATTGTGGAGACATCTGACAAGAAAATAGTAGTGCTGCAAAGAAGTAACAATGTTGGTGAATTTCCTGGGCATTTTGTTTTCCCAGGAGGCCACCCTGAGGTAATAAATATCAAATGGAAAATAATACATTTGCACACTTTTTGATAGCAAGGTCCTGTTATTCTTTTGCAGACAAATTAATAATACCATGCTCATCCGCATTCATTGGTGTATTTGTACTTTTCTTTGGTCTGACAGCCTCAAGAAGTTGGCATAGAAACCCATGAATACGGTAAGGACTCAAAAGATTCTGAGCTTGTTAATAAAAGGGTTTCCCAAGAGATGTTTGATAGCATTATTCGTGAAGTTGTTGAGGAAATTGGAGTACCAACTACATCCCTAGTAAGTGACAGTTAGTTTGTCGTTGGTGCTGCTTCTTTTAATCCATTGTTATGAAGTTATGGTTAATTTTAACTGTCAAAATATTGGGAATACAGCTCTGCTAgtcattttatttatgaaggacacaatttgaagaaaataatatttagaCCTTACAACTGTTTAAGTCTGAAATTCATAGTAGATGAGGTTGAATATCTAGTCCTTGACACAAGACCCTTCGAGGAAAAGATATACACTTCGCCCAAGTAGGCTGTCATTGTTGTAGCTTTATTTTGTCAACAATAATTGCATTTTTCCATCAAAGTCTGtgcccaaaaaaaaaaaccgaaGAAGACCCTATCATGATTCATCTTGAGACAGTTGAAAAACAACTTTGTTATAactttgttattttcttttagcTGTCATCTCAGTTTCTTTATTGAGTTAATAGCTTTTTTTCTGTTCAATGAAACCATATTGCTGGCCTTAGTTGCCTTCATGGTTTCTAATGCAGTATGTTTCCCTTGATTGATTTTCTTAATGTTCATGCGTAATTTCATCCTCTCcttgaaaaatatttgatattggctttaatattttttcttcttgcagTCAGATCCACTTTTTATTGGCATATCTCGCAGGGTTTTGAATGTTAGACCAgctatctttttctttattaaatgTAGTCTTCAATCAAAAGAAATTCAGCAGCTGTATTCTAATGCTCAAGATGGCTATGAATCCACTCAACTTTATACAGTCTCAATGGTCAGTCCTcctcttgttttcttcttttgaaatGTTAGAATTTGATTCATTTTTGCAGAAATTGCtgggttttatttatttattttttaaactacTAGTCAAAATCTTGTCAATATTTTGGTGGTGGCCATGGTGGCTCATTTTTTCGGTGTTGTGGTTCAATAGTGCTCTTGTGATGTCAATTTTGTAGCAAAACCTTTGGTAGTGGCCGTGGCATAGCATGCACTGGTTGAAAGTGAAGGAGGGGTCGATTTTAAAGTGTGGTAGGGCTTAAAGTTGACTGGAGTGTTTCTTACCCTCTACGCCCTTTTCACCTGCTGGGGACTATGCTGTAGAGTAAAAACCTTTCTTTTCAAAAGTTGAATGGACAGTTTTAAAAGCTGAGTCTTCGAGGATTGAGTCAAATATCCCAACTAAGAGCTTTGTATTGTACTACTCagagttaataaatttatattctttttatcttttaaacaTGTTATTGCATTTTGTTTCTGATAATCAGATTGAACTAGAGCGTATGGCATTAAAAATGCCTGGCTGCCATCAAGGTGGATTTGCTCTCTATAAGCTGATGGTTGGAGCCTCGATGAATATCTGATGATGGTTCATAGCTTACTGGTCTATTCAAGATTTCACCAATCCATTTTCAGAAGCTCTcagatttaaatttattacttCAGTTTGTAATCTTTGTATCTAGAAACATTCCTTTCATAATATGGTTGCAAAAGGACAAAGTCATGCTCGAATGTATcactctatttttatttttattttttgaaatgcagaATTCATTCATAAAGTAACAAAGCTACATCCAAAAGGAGGAGAAAACCTCCAGGAAAAGCTGCACAATTACAAAATATCAATTCTGCAGCAACAAGACCAACCCCTGCCTTCCCCAGAAAAACAGCATATACATCCCCCATCAAACAAAAAGAGGTTAGCAAACCTCAATCAAACAGGCAGAGGTGATTTTGTCAAACACAAAAACCAGATCCACCCACGGAACCAAAATTCGTACTAAGAAtcagcaaaagaaaagaatctaTGCTGAACTCACAAGTCAAGGTTTTCTTGTGCTGAACAcacaagaaaataaaggatCTTATTTATCATAGAATCTGTGCACTTAGCCAAGGCTCTCCGAATGTATCACTCTATTTCCGTCTTAAGTTTGCTATTTAATGTGGAAGCAACattaaattcataaaaattttggtgaagcaataatatcattttagttttatcaACTCACACTATGGTAAATTCATTTCAAACTACTGCTTTCAAGGGATTTCCAACCTAGTTGTATGCAGTCTGGTGTCTGTTACAAATTATGGACATTCAATAGATGCTATATATGTAGGAATCAGAATAAACAAGATAGTTTTCCTTGGATCCATCTGAAAGTAGAAAACCAAAGGAATTACTTATTACCCCTATTGAGGAAAGTTTCTTCTGCTGGATTGCAAAATTTCTTGAATCTGACTTGCGTTGTACTGGAAACGGACTTCCCAGCTTTTCTCGAAGAAGTATCAGGGTAATTCAGGCATCTTGCCTTTTGACAAACATTGTCTATCTCCAACAAGTTAACATGATCAACTTTCTTTGGACCAGAAACTCACTCTAGAAGAGTGTGCTTGGGCAGGATGGCTTCAGTCAAGAGTGGGACCATCTATATTGGACCATAGCTTTCTACTTTATGTGTTGaaattagattggattaaAGAATTCTGTCATAACTCAAGAGTTATGTTTGAATTGTGTTCTTATTTTGGGTTTGCT from Theobroma cacao cultivar B97-61/B2 chromosome 9, Criollo_cocoa_genome_V2, whole genome shotgun sequence harbors:
- the LOC18590771 gene encoding nudix hydrolase 9 isoform X1, with the protein product MEKEAIDGCSSLAYKLLFSCPFGLSPPQLSVVFDESYDRIPHSDISLENSISEIWDLRVQKNASLFNGKKFRYGGYSQKSGDGSNQESYVCLHLGLTDYRTFVGTNLNPSWEKFLVASEDDSTRCQHTSSPLGNGAIVETSDKKIVVLQRSNNVGEFPGHFVFPGGHPEPQEVGIETHEYGKDSKDSELVNKRVSQEMFDSIIREVVEEIGVPTTSLSDPLFIGISRRVLNVRPAIFFFIKCSLQSKEIQQLYSNAQDGYESTQLYTVSMIELERMALKMPGCHQGGFALYKLMVGASMNI
- the LOC18590771 gene encoding nudix hydrolase 9 isoform X2, which encodes MEKEAIDGCSSLAYKLLFSCPFGLSPPQLSVVFDESYDRIPHSDISLENSISEIWDLRVQKNASLFNGKKFRYGGYSQKSGDGSNQESYVCLHLGLTDYRTFVGTNLNPSWEKFLVASEDDSTRCQHTSSPLGNGAIVETSDKKIVVLQRSNNVGEFPGHFVFPGGHPEPQEVGIETHEYGKDSKDSELVNKRVSQEMFDSIIREVVEEIGVPTTSLSDPLFIGISRRVLNVRPAIFFFIKCSLQSKEIQQLYSNAQDGYESTQLYTVSMQNLW